A window of Diadema setosum chromosome 2, eeDiaSeto1, whole genome shotgun sequence contains these coding sequences:
- the LOC140243373 gene encoding uncharacterized protein: MNAKYYTKFCLRGSVLCMIMWLAGGSGHEPNEEDPTPGERTETRLHLKEGAPMGDYESGQKHMMAIERDSQHPHYGTCWTNALQVVATGCRRLTDDEQSRMALTLANCHLAKAGIDPYPCEASMSTTECLLPWKESTIAFNAYTEFFTHTQDICFFLQSQVWHQHTEETVEKLAQSSEDVAERLEETGRLQASMIQQQNESLRNQKEILAQEAQLKLALQTSSSSIKEVFEEMKTSTLEQKALFAETFDRLAQVQKLMLGEFTWFNSAIYYILILVLAYVLTSTPRTAGARFGLYLLLILNWVTEWLLSHLLPSDDQTEIHTRTWLCRKVFCGVSAFYWLYCASRYRDYNEINHRLLLDIQKHVHRGAIQAATRPVPSLQNALKEQLTGNGGFLPSLTSSSSIKAIQHKEATLSRTEIQVTDLSSDSSDMEVTYNPVNVASTSVIDSTTSRSHYQTSEPANRNASISNETATPIRVPSESNPDATMSSKRKRGRPKGSKNRTSREGTPVNSPGFKSPYNLRTRRAHQSPNPILDLETTLMFAQQVESMVSRHYVIERAQPSPTSSSHGRRSGSGVGRSRSPGDIGGSPSFFSSDDEP; the protein is encoded by the exons ATGAATGCCAAGTACTACACAAAGTTCTGCCTGCGAGGAAGTGTGCTGTGCATGATTATGTGGTTGGCAGGAGGCAGTGGACATGAGCCAAACGAAGAGGACCCTACCCCAGGAGAAAGGACAGAAACTCGCCTTCATCTGAAGGAGGGTGCCCCCATGGGTGATTACGAGTCAGGCCAGAAGCACATGATGGCCATTGAGAGGGACAGCCAACATCCCCACTATGGCACCTGCTGGACCAATGCTCTACAAGTAGTGGCTACAG GATGCAGGCGTCTTACCGACGATGAGCAGAGCCGCATGGCACTGACGCTGGCAAACTGCCACCTTGCCAAGGCAGGAATCGACCCTTACCCCTGTGAAGCATCAATGAGCACCACGGAATGCCTGCTGCCGTGGAAGGAAAGCACGATTGCCTTCAATGCGTACACAGAGTTCTTCACCCACACTCAGGATATCTGCTTCTTTCTGCAGAGTCAA GTGTGGCACCAGCACACCGAGGAGACGGTGGAGAAGCTGGCGCAGAGCTCGGAGGATGTGGCGGAGCGGTTGGAGGAGACCGGGCGTCTCCAGGCGTCCATGATACAGCAGCAGAACGAGAGCCTCCGCAACCAAAAGGAGATCCTGGCCCAGGAGGCCCAACTCAAGCTTGCCCTCCAGACTTCCTCCAGCAGCATCAAAGAG GTATTTGAGGAGATGAAGACCAGCACACTGGAGCAGAAGGCCCTCTTTGCTGAGACATTCGATCGCCTGGCCCAGGTCCAGAAACTGATGCTGGGTGAGTTCACCTGGTTCAACTCAGCCATCTACTACATCCTGATCCTGGTCCTGGCATATGTGCTGACATCGACTCCCCGTACGGCTGGGGCACGGTTTGGTCTCTACCTCCTTCTCATCCTCAACTGGGTGACAGAGTGGCTTCTTTCACATCTACTACCCAGTGATGACCAG ACTGAGATACACACAAGGACATGGCTATGTCGAAAGGTCTTTTGCGGGGTCAGCGCCTTCTACTGGCTGTACTGTGCTAGCCGTTACCGTGACTACAACGAGATCAATCATCGCCTTCTGCTAGACATCCAGAAGCATGTCCATCGGGGGGCAATCCAAGCAGCAACTCGTCCTGTGCCTTCCCTGCAAAATGCACTGAAGGAGCAGCTAACAGGAAATGGTGGTTTTCTCCCTTCCTTGACATCCAGCAGCTCTATTAAGGCTATACAGCACAAGGAAG CCACCTTGTCACGAACAGAAATCCAGGTTACAGACTTGAGCAGCGACAGCAGTGACATGGAGGTGACCTATAACCCTGTGAATGTAGCATCTACATCAGTGATTGACTCGACTACTTCCAGGTCCCACTATCAGACGTCTGAGCCCGCGAACAGGAATGCTAGTATATCAAATGAAACAGCCACACCCATTAGAG TTCCATCAGAATCAAATCCAGATGCAACCATGTCTTCTAAACGGAAGCGAGGAAGACCCAAGGGGAGCAAGAATAGAACCTCTCGAGAAGGGACACCTGTTAAT AGCCCTGGCTTCAAGTCTCCCTACAACCTCCGCACCCGCCGTGCCCACCAGAGCCCTAACCCCATCCTTGATCTGGAGACCACCCTGATGTTTGCCCAGCAGGTGGAGAGCATGGTGTCCCGCCACTACGTTATAGAGAGGGCACAGCCGTCTCCCACCTCATCGTCCCATGGGAGAAGGTCGGGCAGTGGTGTTGGGAGATCTAGAAGCCCTGGTGACATCGGTGGCAGTCCGTCCTTCTTTTCTTCAGACGATGAACCGTGA